One window of the Triticum dicoccoides isolate Atlit2015 ecotype Zavitan chromosome 3B, WEW_v2.0, whole genome shotgun sequence genome contains the following:
- the LOC119281214 gene encoding uncharacterized protein LOC119281214, which translates to MFESIAAAGVSLRAPRIKLGRLMPAGTRAWHAMFFAILLSLAAYFSVVSCKIEEPTKVIQMERMQIDANHGKERSDGSVGMVSRSPRSTMETTMSQKIKTTGEEEKAIERDVQQPEGADHHRGEFLDKENIRRSDQAEPQDMQARPTWKTLEFPSDNVLLLQCSGDELTVRIRPRLDGFEEYYVRIASGDLSDVCARRLERPSMYDAGPHYHALFWSLPEEEGLVPVPPPEVAQTTLIEEETPERFTFSTDIVVVYRPTTEQKRKIHILAREAVEFRPAVGEELEAVRALSPDSIIFWTKTPYTTYRTFVASQ; encoded by the exons ATGTTCGAGTCCATCGCCGCCGCCGGCGTATCCTTACGTGCACCAAGAATCAAACTTGGCCGCCTTATGCCGGCCGGAACGAGGGCATGGCATGCAATGTTCTTCGCTATACTGCTCTCCCTGGCCGCCTATTTCTCTGTGGTGTCGTGCAAGATCGAGGAACCGACCAAGGTGATCCAGATGGAGCGGATGC AGATCGATGCAAACCACGGAAAGGAACGAAGTGATGGATCGGTAGGCATGGTCTCGAGGAGTCCTAGATCGACCATGGAGACGACAATGAGTCAGAAAATCAAGACCACGGGCGAGGAAGAGAAGGCGATCGAGCGTGATGTCCAACAACCGGAAGGGGCTGATCATCACCGAGGCGAATTCTTG GACAAGGAGAACATCCGGAGAAGCGACCAAGCTGAACCCCAAGATATGCAAGCAAGACCTACGTGGAAAACATTGGAATTCCCAAGTGACAACGTGCTACTGCTCCAGTGCTCCGGTGATGAGCTCACAGTGCGTATCCGGCCGCGTTTGGACGGCTTCGAGGAGTACTATGTGCGCATCGCCAGTGGCGACCTGTCAGACGTTTGTGCTAGACGTCTCGAGAGGCCATCTATGTATGATGCAGGCCCGCACTACCACGCACTGTTCTGGTCGCTCCCCGAGGAGGAAGGCCTGGTACCGGTGCCGCCGCCGGAGGTGGCCCAGACCACACTGATAGAAGAGGAGACGCCGGAGAGATTCACATTCTCCACCGATATTGTGGTGGTCTACCGGCCAACGACCGAGCAGAAAAGGAAGATTCACATCCTGGCGCGCGAGGCGGTGGAGTTTCGACCTGCCGTTGGGGAGGAACTGGAGGCCGTTCGTGCTCTCAGTCCGGACTCTATCATCTTTTGGACGAAAACGCCGTATACAACGTACAGAACTTTTGTTGCCAGTCAATGA